In Candidatus Acididesulfobacter guangdongensis, the genomic stretch ATATTGCCAATAAGAATTAATTAAATCATTATTGCTAATATTTTTAGACAAAGTTAAATTTAACATACTACTTATTTTAGTATTATCAATTTTATATGGAGAATTTTTTTGAAAACTTATTTTAATACAATTAATTGGAATACTGGAAATTAATTGACAAATTTGATTAAAAAGAATAGATTGTGGATTATTTATATTGTTTTTTATTTCAAATACAATAGATATTGGTTCTGCTTTAAGATTATAATTAATTTGGGGCCATATAAATTCTCCATAATTATTAATAACTGATATTCGCCAGTTTTCAAAAACTTTTACTTTATTGGTTTGAATATTTTTCATTTTTTTAATATATCATTTTTTTATTTATTAGTAAAATAAAATAATCTTGCTTTTTATTTTTAATAGTTCTAAATCCAAACGCATATTTATTCTCCCCGTTATTGCCGTTTTTGCCGGCGTGCTTTTGCTTTATCCCTTTTTCTCCCGCAATTTTACCGATATTTATTTTGCCGTAACTACCGCTTTTTCAACCCATAAATTAATTATCCCTGACGGTTTTAACTTTAAATATCTCATTCTTTTCTCCGGATTAATTTTAATGTCTTTGACGGATATGCTTTTTGAAAGAATACACAGATTTATCCCCATATTTTTAATGCTTGCGGGCGTGTTATTCGCCTACATCGCAAATAAGCCCCTTATTAACGCTTTTGAGGCGTTGTTAATTGGTTTAGGCTTGTTTATCCTAATTGATATTTTAAAGGTCGGTTCTTACGCCGCAGGCGACGTTTTATCGGCAGGGGCGATAGGAATATTTGTCGGGAGAGAAAATATAATAATAATTTCGGTTTTGGCGATTATTTTAGGAAAAATAATTATGAATTTCAGCGCCAAGATAGACGGAGTGTTCGACAAGTCAAAAATTAAGCAGTTTCATTTTGCTTTAGATATTGATTTTTTATTAAGATAAGGATAAAAAAATGATAAATAAATATAAATTGATATTATTATTAGCGTTGTTTTTTATATTCCAAACAACGCAATCTTTTGCTTTCGGCATTTTTAACATTCCATACAATAAATCAGATTCTAACTTCAACAAACTTGCAATGCGGGTTTATAATTCCGGCAGTCCTTATACTTATACTTACGGAGCCTATACCTATAACGCATTGCCTATAACAACGACTATGTCAGATTGCAAAATAATAAGCATAATAAGGCGCACTCAGGGCTTTCCTAAACCGGCATATTGGGCAATAGAAAATTATAAGATATGCAACGGAAACATCGCAGAGGTTAAAAATACCAATATGGTGGGGTGGGGTGGGATAATTTGCCAAAAGGAATAAAACCTGTTATAAATAATACTATTCAAGAGGCAAGGCAATACGGCAAGGCAACGGCTAATTATTACGGATACAGGGTAATAGCAAAGACGGGAGCTTACGTCGGGACGGTATTCGTTTATGTGATGAACGGGATAAAGCTGGAAGCGATGATGAGGTTCTAAATGTTGATATTTTTAAAGTAAATTTTATAAATAAATTCAAATCCATATGCCTATTTTAAGTTTAGTAGAATCAAAAACAGATGCAAACCTTACCAATCCTAAGCCTTTCATTAAGTGGGCCGGGGGGAAAAGACAATTAATCGAAGAACTTATAAGTTTGTTTCCCGCAAACTATAATAGATATTTTGAACCATTTATCGGCGGCGGCGCATTATTCTTTGCTATTCAACCTGAAAATGCTTATATATCTGATATAAACCCGGAACTCATTAATCTTTATAATGTCGTAAAAAATGATGTAGATTCCTTAATCGAGGATTTACGCAGATATAAAAATACGGAAGAAGAATTTTATAAAATAAGAAATTTAGATAGAAAACCTTCTTACAAAAAATTTAGCAAAGTCAGAAAAGCAAGCCGTTTTATATATTTAAATAAAACTTGTTATAATGGTCTATATAGAACTAATTCGGATGGATATTTTAACGTACCGTTCGGTTTTTATAAAAATCCAAACATAATAGATGAAAAAAATTTAAAAGTATGTAGCGAGTTATTGAAAAAAACCGAAATTGCATTGTCGCCTTTTTCGGCCATAGAAAGTAAGATAAAAACCGGCGATTTTGTTTATTTTGACCCTCCTTATATGCCTATAAGCAAAACATCGTCTTTTACTAAGTATTATAAGGACGATTTCGACGTTGATGCCCAGTTTGAACTTAAAGAGTTATGCGACAGGCTCACTAAAAAAAGAGTTTATTTTATGTTATCAAATTCTTATAGTGAATTAATCTTAAATTTATATAAACAATATAATATCAAGAAAATAAGGGCTATAAGGGCAATAAACTGTAAGGCGGCTAAAAGAGGCGCTATAGACGAATTAATTATTACTAATTATTAAAAAGGTATGAAAAATGGCAGGATATATATTTAATTTAGACAGTGAAGATTCATTAAAGTTGTATATAAACAATGGAATATATGCAACAAAAATAAATTATCCAGTTAATAGATGGAGAGACTTTCAGGAAGCTACTTTTGCGGATTATGCTACTATGAAAGCGGGTGATAATGTTTATTTTTTTATTAAAAGAAATATTTATGGAATAGGAGAACTTACTAATATTAATAATGATTGTAAATATTCTAATTTTCTATCTATTAAAGATCCGCTTAAGGTCAAATATGATGAAATCAACAAAGAACTTTTATGGAATGAAAATATAATTGACAATAAATTTCAGCCATGGGTTTGTTTCTTTAAACCTGCGCCATATTTTTTTACGAAAGGAATAGATATGGATGATGTTCTTGCTTCTAATCCTTCTGCTTTTAAAATGCTTAGGGCTTTTTGGAAGGTTTCGTTTATAAAATTTGACGACGAAGAGAATCAAGCATTAAAGAATATTATACTTAAGTTTAATCAAAGTTGTTTACAAGAACACACATCGGATTGTATTTATACCACAAATTATAAATATTTCCACCAAGAAATTGACAATAAAGTTAAAAATAATGATTATATATTAAATTTAAGTACAATTTTAAGTTGTAATGACGAAGATGGTAGGTTGACACACGAAATGGCGTTAGAAGCTGGCATTTTATATCAATTATCTTATAGATACCCCAAAACTATTGATATATTAGGTGAATGGGATTATTTGTCTCACCAAGTAGTAGCTTCTCCTTTTAAACCTATTGATTATATGGATAAAATGGATATATTTGGTTTAAAGTTTATAACTGGTTTTGCTCCTATGAAATCGAAATATGTTGTTATAGAATTAAAAAAAGATTCAGGCTATAATCAAGATATAGAACAATTAATGAAATATGTCGATTGGGTTAAAGACGAATATTGTCATGGAGACTATTCGATGATTGAATCTTTTTTAATTGCGTTTGATTTTCCTGAAAATATTAATGAATATAAGAATAACTATGCGGTTAGAAATTACATTATAGGAAGGAGGCCTGCAAAATCGTCTAAATGGAATAATCTAAATATAGTTAAATATAAATATAATAAAGAACTAAATGAAATAGAATTTATTAAGTTTAACGAATAAATGTTTAATTTCGCCATATCTAAGCGCATATTCATTCTCCCCGTTATTGCCGTTTTTGCCGGCGTGCTTTTGCTTTATCCCTTTTTCTCCAGCAATTTTACCGATATTTATTTTGCCGTAACTACCGCTTTTTCAATTCATAAATTAATTATCCCCGCAGGTTTTAATTTAAAATATCTCGTTCTTTTCTCCGGATTAATTTTTATGTCTTTGACCGATATGCTTTTTGAAAGAATACACAGGTTTATCCCTATATTTTTAATGCTGGCGGGCGTGTTGTTCGCTTATATGGCGAATAAGCCCCTTATTAACGCTTTTGAGGCGTTAGGCACAGGTTTAGGCATATTTATCCTAATCGATATAACAAGGCTCGGTTCTTACGCCACAGGCGACGTTTTATCGGCGGGAGCGATAGGGGCGTTCGTAGGGATAGAAAATATAATTATTATTTCGATATGCGCTATAATATTAGGAAAGCTAATAACTTATTTCAGCGCAAGATTGGACGGGATATTTGATAAAAGCAGGGTAAAACAGTTTCATTTTGCTTTTGTGCCGGTGTTGTTTCTGGTGACGGCTCTTCTGTTTGTATTAACGCTGTATTTGCCCTTTCAAGCCTTTTAATAAATTATTTTCATTGACATAAAATTAACGGTATTATATAAAAAATAAGAAGGGATTAACCCGTCCAGTTAAAAACGGAAAAGCCGTCCAGTTAGAACGGAATAAGCAAAACAACAGAAAATATAATAATCTAAAAGATATGGTTCAGGATAATTTATTAAATTTGATACTTGAAATTAATAAAGCCACCGCAAATG encodes the following:
- a CDS encoding DNA adenine methylase, whose product is MPILSLVESKTDANLTNPKPFIKWAGGKRQLIEELISLFPANYNRYFEPFIGGGALFFAIQPENAYISDINPELINLYNVVKNDVDSLIEDLRRYKNTEEEFYKIRNLDRKPSYKKFSKVRKASRFIYLNKTCYNGLYRTNSDGYFNVPFGFYKNPNIIDEKNLKVCSELLKKTEIALSPFSAIESKIKTGDFVYFDPPYMPISKTSSFTKYYKDDFDVDAQFELKELCDRLTKKRVYFMLSNSYSELILNLYKQYNIKKIRAIRAINCKAAKRGAIDELIITNY